The genomic segment GCCACGTTGCCAATGCTACCTCTTGCTGGTTCATTCAATGAACCGTATAGTCGAACCTGCGAAGTTCGTTCACCGAACCATTGACGAATCTTGAGGAATGTCATGACAAGTAGCGTTAAGGCAGCCGAATTCAACGTCGTGGCACACACCATGAATCGCATCGACATCAGCACGGGCATGAATTTCGACGATTTCGTCGCGGCTTTCGAGAACGCCGCACCGCCCGTCGACCGAGCAGCGGTGCATGAGATCGTCGATCGCGGCGGCAACTGGGACGACGTGCTTGCGGCCGCGGCGAGTAACGCGCCGCACGACCTGATGGTCTACGCGAAGATCGACGCGTTGCCCTTCTTCAGCCTTGCCGGTCACACCACCAAAGCGGTGGAGTATCTGCTCGGCAACCACACGATCGCTGAAACGATGTATCGCCATGACCCGAAAGCATTGCTGTACGCGCCATTACGGCTGCTGATCTACGCGGACGTCGACGGCAACGCGGTGTTTTCGATGGACCAGCCTGGTCCCGCATTCGGCAGTCTCGGCATCGCCGAGGTGGCGAAGGTGGGCGAGAGCCTGGATCGCAAAGTGGTAAACCTGTTGCGAGTCATCGGAATTGACGCCGGCCAGGCGTTCACCCGCTAGGACGCGAACGTCGGGTTGTCGGGTGCCTTGAATGGCAATTTCTCCCAACAACCCGACGGTCACTTGGCGATCTCGATGCGCTGCGCCTGGGTTCCGGCGTACGCGCCGTTGACTCGCACGGTTAACACACCGGCGTCGTAGGAAGCCTTGATGGCCTCGCTGGTGACGTGCGCGGGCAGCTGGAACGAGCGACGGAACGATCCATAGCGGATCTCCCGCAGGGTACGGACGTCCGTCTGTTCTGCGTGCTCGTCGCGGTGTTCGCCGTGGATTACCAGGCGCCCCCTGTCGACCTCGACGTTGACGTCTTTTTCGACATCGACACCGGGCAGTTCCAGGCGCACTACCGCGTCGTCGCCGTCCTTGACGATCTCGGCCGCAGGGTTCAAACCGCTGTTCACCGGCTTGTACCAGTCGGCTGTTGCGGCCGGGCCGAAGAAGTCGCGCAACCATCGGTCGGCCGGGTGCGACCACACTGCGAGATTACTCATTTCGTCTCCTCGTTGCTTCCTTGAGTTTCATTGTGAGTTTGCTGTGACCGGCGCCTTGCCGACCGGCTACTTAGACAAACTTGAGTTGATCACGCTTAAGTTCCACCTGCCCGTTCGCCCGGAGCGAACACACATCACACAGGAAGTTGTGAGGTGTGAGACCCGCGTCATACGAGCGATACATTCGGCGGTTTTTCCTTAATTTCTGACCCCTAACCTCATGGCATGACCTCAGCCCCAGACTCGCGCGCGCAGTGTGCTGCCCGTCACTTGGTCGTGGTCGGGCACGGCATGGTTGGCCACCGTCTGGTCGAGGCGCTACGCGCCCGTGATACCGACGGGGCTTGGCGCATCACCGTTTTGGCCGAAGAGGCCGACGCCGCCTACGATCGCGTTGGATTGACCTCGTACACCGAAAGCTGGGACCGCGCCCTGCTGGCGCTGCCCGGTAACGACTACCCCGGTGACGAGCGGGTACGGCTGCTGCTGAACGCGCGGGTCACCGAAATCGACCGTGCGACAAAGGCAGTGGTGACCGCGGATGGCGAACGGTACGAATACGACGCCCTGGTCCTGGCCACCGGTTCCTACGCCTTCGTCCCTCCGGTGCCCGGACACGACCTGCCCGCCTGCCACGTCTACCGAACCCTGGACGACCTCGACGCGATCCGGGCCGAAGCGGAGCGGGCCCGTGATGACGGTCACCATGCCGCCGGTGTGGTGATCGGCGGCGGTCTGCTGGGACTCGAAGCCGCCAATGCGTTGCGTCAGTTCGGCTTGGAAACACACGTCATTGAAATGATGCCGCGACTGATGGCCCAGCAGATCGACGAGGCCGGTGGTGGGCTGCTGGCGCGGATGATCACCGAGCTCGGGATTTCGGTGCACGTCGGCACGGGCACCGAATCGATTGAATCCGTTGAACGTGCCGACGGTTCGGTGGCGACGCGGGTGCGGCTGACCGATGGCGACGTGATCGAGGCGGGCCCGGTTATTTTCGCGGCCGGCGTGCGGCCGCGTGACGAGCTGGCCGCGGCAGCGGGGCTGACGCTGGCCGAGCGCGGCGGCGTACTCACTGACTTATCCTGCCGGACAAGCGATCCCGACATCTACGCGATCGGCGAGGTCGCCGCGATCGACGGGCGATGCTACGGCCTGGTCGGACCGGGCTACACCTCCGCGGAGGTCGTGGTGGACCGGCTGCTGGGTGGCGCTGCGGAGTTCCCGGAAGCCGATCTGTCTACCAAGCTCAAACTGCTGGGTGTCGACGTCGCCAGCTTCGGTGACGCGATGGGCGCAACCGAGAACTGCCTCGAGGTCGTCATCAATGACGCGGTGAACCGGACCTACGCCAAGCTGGTGCTCTCCGATGACGCCAAGACCCTGCTCGGCGGGGTGCTGGTGGGTGACGCGTCCAGCTACGGGGTGCTGCGGCCGATGGTCGGCAGCGAGCTGCCGGGCGACCCGCTCGCGCTGATCGCGCCGGAAGGATCCGGCGGCGGCTCTTCGGCTTTGGGTGTCGGCGCGCTCCCGGATTCAGCGCAGATCTGCTCCTGCAACAACGTCAGCAAGGCCGACCTGAAGTGTGCGATCGCCGACGGTTGCAGCGACGTCGGATCGCTGAAGTCGTGCACGACGGCCGGCACGTCGTGTGGCTCGTGCGTGCTGCTGCTCAAGCAGCTGCTGGAAGCCGAGGGCGTGGTTCAGTCCAAGGCGCTGTGCGAGCACTTCAGCCAGTCGCGCGCAGAGCTTTTCGAAATCATCTCGGCCACCGAGATCCGGACCTTCTCTGGTCTGCTGGAGCGCTTCGGTCGCGGAAAAGGTTGCGACATCTGCAAACCCGTGGTCGCGTCGATCCTGGCCTCGACCGGCTCGGACCACATCCTCGACGGCGAGCAGGCCTCGCTGCAGGATTCCAACGACCACTTCCTGGCCAACATTCAGAAGAACGGCAGCTACTCGGTGGTGCCCCGGGTTCCCGGCGGTGACATCAAGCCCGAGCATCTGATCCTGATCGGCCAGATCGCCCAGGACTTCGGGCTTTACACGAAGATCACCGGCGGTCAGCGGATCGACCTGTTCGGCGCCCGGGTGGACCAGCTGCCGCAGATCTGGAAGCGGCTGGTTGACGGCGGCATGGAATCCGGCCACGCCTACGGCAAGTCGCTGCGCACCGTGAAAAGCTGTGTGGGCACCGACTGGTGCCGTTACGGCCAGCAGGACTCGGTGCAACTGGCCATCGACTTGGAGCTGCGCTACCGAGGCCTGCGGGCGCCGCACAAGATCAAGATGGGTGTCTCGGGCTGTGCGCGGGAATGCGCGGAGGCGCGCGGCAAGGACGTCGGCGTCATCGCCACCGAAAAGGGTTGGAACCTCTACGTCGGCGGCAACGGCGGTATGACTCCAAAACACGCCCAGTTGCTGGCCAGTGACCTCGACACCGACACGCTGGTCCGTTATGTCGACCGGTTCCTCATGTACTACATCCGCACCGCCGACCGGCTGCAGCGCACCGCGCCGTGGGTCGAGTCGCTGGACGGCGGTCTCGACCACCTGCGTGAGGTGGTATGTGAGGACACCCTCGGGCTGGCCGAGGAATTCGAGGCCGCGATGGAGCGGCACGTGGACAACTACAAGTGCGAATGGAAGGGCGTGCTCGAAGATCCGGACAAGCTCTCGCGGTTTGTCTCCTTCGTCAACGCGCCGGACGAAATCGATTCGACTGTCACATTCACCGAGCATGCCGGACGCAAAATCCCTGTGTCCATTGGCATGCCGCGGGTCCGTTCATAGTTCAGGAGGCAAGCGTGACAATTGTCAACGACATTGCGGTGTGGACCACCGCCTGCCACTACGACCGCCTCATCCCGGGTCGTGGCGTCGGCGTGCTGCTCGACGACGGTTCTCAGGCGGCGCTGTTCCGTCTGGACGACGGCTCGGTGCATGCGGTCGGTAACGTCGACCCGTTCTCGGGTGCGGCCGTGATCTCGCGCGGGATCGTCGGTGACCGTGGCGGCCGTGCCACCGTCCAATCACCCATCCTCAAACAGGCTTTCGCGCTCGAAGACGGACTGTGCCTGGATGACCCGCGGGTATCCGTGCCGGTGTACCAGGTGCGCATCACCGGCGAGGGTGAAATCCAGATCGCGCGATTGGCTGCCTAGCCGATATCGCCGACGAGGTAGCGCTGCATCGTTGGGCCGATGGCGTCGACCAGTGCGTCGACCGGCATCGAATGCAGTGGCTCGCTACGCACCCCGTAGCGCATGATGCCGAGGCCAACCAGCTGCGAGGCGCACAGCGACGCCCGCACGGCGGCCTTGTCGGCGCCCAGCATTTTGAGCATCGGGCCGAAAACCGGCCCGATGAACATGCTTTGCACAACCTCGGCCGTCTTGGCCATACCCGTGGAGGCGACCGCGCTGGCCGCAAACGGCCCACCGCCGGCGGCGTCCCAGGTGGTGATCAGCAGGTGGAGCGTTCGGCGGCCGACTTGGTTGACCCCTCCGGTGATGATCCGGTCGACGAATTCCGGTGTGCCGAAGGGCAACCGCAGCATCTTCGCGACCGGGTCGAGGAGCCCACGCGATGGCTCTTCGCGACTGGGCATGGTGCCAGGATCACCCGCGGGTGATCAAAGATCAAGCATCGCGTTCCTCGGCGCGCCCGGCCGGTAACGACGTACCGGATGCCGGGTGGCCACCGGCACCGCCCGGCGGAACCGGTTGGCGATCAAGCGTGCGAGCCGCGGATGAGTGCCCAGCGGCTCGCTGACCAGATCGGCGCCGCAGTGGCGCAGCTTTTCCTGGAACAGCCCGTCGGCGAGCAGATAGGAGGCGATCGCGACGCGGCGCGCACCGTCGGCCCGCGCCCGCTCGACAGCATCGGTGATCTGCGGATCGCCGACGGCGGCAAATCCCAGGGTGACCCGTGAGCCGGTCAGCGCGGACAACAGCGTCGCGGTGGTGTGCAGGTCCGCGCGGGCAATGGGGTCCGATGTTCCCGCTGCCCCCAGGATCACCGAATCACCCAGGCGCCAACCAGATTTCATCAACTGGTCGGCGACGATCCGGGCGATCTCCCCGCCTGGGCCCAGCGCCGGGGTGACGATGGCATTGGGATGTCCGCTGGCCGCAACATGGGCGGGCACGTCGGCGCGGACGTGGTAGCCGCGGGATAAGAACGCGGGCACCACGACTGCCCGGTGGCCGCCGACCGCGCAAAGCACCTCGCTCGGTGTCGGTCCCAACACGTCGACGAAGGCGACCCGAACCGTGCGGCCGAGCTGTCTGCTCACCTGTGCCGCCAGGTCGCCGATCATCGCGACACCGCCCGGTCGGCGCGTGCCGTGCGCGGCAAGTATCAGACTCATGGCGTTCCCACCGGTTCGTCGATCGCCAGCCGGTAGCCACGCTTGACAACGGTTGCGACAATGTTCTTGTCGCCCAGGGCTGTTCGCAGTCGAAGCACGGCCGTGTCGACGGCGTGCGGATCGTTGCTGTTGCCGGGCAGTACCCGTAACAGATCATTGCGGGCCACGACGTCACCGGGACGGTGAGCCAGCGCGCGCAGTACCGCCATCCCGGATCCGGACAGCGCTTGCACCGAACCGTCGACCAGTACGCAGTTTCCGCGGATCTCGATCGCGTGACCCGCGGCCTTCACATTGCACGACCCGAGCTGTGGCAGTTTTTCGGCGATATGGCGGGCCAGCGCTCCCAGCCGCATCCGTTCGGGTGACGTCGTCGGAATGCCCTTGCGGTGCAACGGCTGTGCCGTCACCGGGCCGACGCACATGGCGTGCACATCGGTGCGCAACGCCTCGATCACCTGGTCCTCGATGTTCAAGTCGCGGCTGCGCTCCAGGACCGCGGCCGCGGCGGGTGCCGACGTGAAGCTGACCGCATCGAATTGGCGCCGCGCGATCCCGGTGACCAGTTGGTCGAAGTTGCCGCCCATCGCGGTGGACTTCCACCGGTACACCCGGATCGGCACCACCTCGGCACCTGCCGCGCGCAATCCTCCGACGAATTCCGGGAACGGGTCCCAGGCGTCGGCGGCGCCGTGGAGTTGCACCGCGATCCGCGCGCCGGACACCCCCGATTCAAGCAAGTACTTGAGGAGTTCTTGGGAGGATTCGGATTTCGGCGACCACTCTTCGTGCAGACCGGCCGCGCGCAGCGCGCCCGTCGCCTTCGGCCCGCGCGCCAGCACTCGCGCCTTGGACAGCGACGCGATGAGCTGATAGGACAACCCCCAACCCTCGGCGGCGGCCACCCAGCCGCGAAATCCGATGCCGGTGTGGGCGACCAGAATGTCGGGAGGATTGGCGATCACGGCTTCGGTAATGCTCTGCAGTTCTTCATCTTCGGGTAACGCGATCATGTTGATCGCGGCAGCGCTGGAGACCTCGGCGCCCTGGCGGCCCAGCAACGCGCACAGCTCCTCGGACCGGCGCGCCGACGTGACCGCTATCCGGTAACCGGTGAGCGGCGGGGACTCGGGCTGGTCCATACGACCTGTGTATGCCTGCGACATTTCCGAGGCGTTACCTGACGATTGCTGACGCATTGCCCATGTTGCGGTGATTGTCACACCCGTGCGGGCTGTGTTGTGAGCACCGAATCCGGCGCATCCTGCGCAGATACCGGGCGGCGCAGGTACATCATCCAGGTCAAGACCGCCGCCGCGATGTAAGAAGTCAGAAACACCCAATACGCCGCCGTCTCGGTGCCGCTGCGCAGGTAAGACTCGCGCAGCGCCAAGTTGATTCCGACGCCGCCCAGCGCACCGACCGCCGAGCAGATGCCAATCAGCGATCCGGATTTCGCACGCGACCACTGCCGGCGCTCGACCTCGCTGACATCGAGCGAGCGACTGCGGGCCTCGAAGACCGACGGGATCAGTTTGAAAACCGATCCGTTGCCCATTCCCGACAGCACGAACAGAACGATGAACCCGAAGATATAGCCGACCACCGCGGTGGACGACGTCCCGCCGCTGTGGTCCTCGACCGTGCTGATGCACACCAGCACGCCGGCGCTCGCAATCATGCCCACCAGGACGCCCAGGGTGACACGGCTACCGCTGCGGCGGTCTGCCAGCCGGCCGCCGTAGATTCGCGCCAGCGAGCCCAATAGCGGTCCGACAAAGGCGATCTGAGCCGCGTGCAGCGATGCGTGGGCGGGACTTTCCCCATTGGCCCCGAAGTTGACCTGCAGAACCTGGCCGAAGGCGAAGGAAAACCCGATCCAGGAGCCGAAGGTGCAGATGTAGAGCAGCGAGATCACCCAGGTGTCGCGGTCGAACAGGATCGAGCGCATGTGGTTGACCTCGACGCCGTGGTCGAGGTTGTCCATGAACAACGCCGCGGCAATACCCACCGCGGTGAGCAGCACCAGATAGACCGCGCACACCCAGTACGGCGCCTGGTGCCCGGCGGTGGCCAGCGCCAGCAGGCCGACCAGTTGGATCACCGCGACACCAAGATTGCCGACGCCGGCGTTGATCGCCAGCGCCGTGCCCTTGAGCCGCTGCGGATAGAAGGCGTTGACGTTGGCCAGCGATGCCGCGTAGTTGCCGCCGCCCAGGCCGGTCAGTGCCGCGCACAGCACATACGGCCACAGCGGCAGGCCGGGATTGGCCAGCAAACCAATGGTGCCGGCGGTCGGGATCAGCAACACGAATGCGGAGAACACCGTCCAGTTGCGGCCGCCGAACTTCGCGATGCCCAAGGTGTAGGGGATGCGCGCGCAGCCGCCGACCAGAGTGGCCACCGCACCGAGGAGCAACTTGTCGCCGGCGTGGAAGCCGTAGACCGACATCGGCATGAATAGCACCATCACCGACCAGAGAGTCCAGATCGAGAAGGCCACATGGTCACCCGCCATGGTGCACAGCAGATTTCGGCGCGCGATCCTGTCGTTGCCGCCCTCCCAGGCTTTGGCGTCTTCCGGATTCCAGTCCGTGATGCCGTGGTTGCGGCCCATGCGTTCTGTACCTTTCGTGGACGAGCGGTCGAAATCGTCTGGGCATCAACCAGTTCAACCATAGTGGGAAGAGTCGTGGTGAGTCTGGACTTCAATGCCTTGTGGGAACGCCTTGTGGGAATGCCTTGTGGGCGCCTCTAATTAAGAGGCATGCCCTACCGTAGGTCCGATGCTCACATTCGGAACCGAACTGCGTCAACTCATTCGGTCCAATATCGCCTGTAAGTTGAATCCTAGTTATCTGGTAGATCGCTGAGGGCCATCAACACAGATGGTCGTCACAGCTCACGCGGGATGTGGAATTCGGTGTGAGGTGTAATACATTTCGTGCTGAACGTGTTCTCTACCGAATCGGTATAACGCGTATACCGCGCCTATACGGTAGCCAGCCGAGCCCCCGATGCGGCCTGCGCGGCCTCTGGTGCCACCACCTCGAGCGGACGGCGGACGTACACCGCCCAGGTCAGTATCGAGGCGGCCACGTAGCACAACGTGAACGCCCAGAACGCCGACGTCGCGGTGCCGCTGTGCAGATACGACTGCCGCAGTGCCAGGTTGACGCCGACGCCGCCCAGAGCTCCGATCGCACCGGCGAGGCCGATCAGTGCTCCGGACATGGAACGTGACCACTGCCGGCGCTCGTTCTCGCCCATCTGCATCGAGTGACTACGCGCCTCGAAGATTGAGGGAATCATCTTGTACACCGACCCATTACCGATGCCGGACAGGATGAACAGGGCGACGAAGCCGATCACGAAACCGACCATCGTCGAGGCGGAGGTCCGGCCCGTCCCATGGCTCCCGAAAGTGCTTGCGCTGACCAGTATTCCACCGGCCACGATCATCGAACAGAAGACGGCGAGCGTGACCCTGCCGCCGCCGATGCGGTCGGCCAGCTTGCCGCCGTAGACCCGCGACATCGATCCCAATAGTGGCCCCAGGAAGGCGATTTGGGCGGCATGTAAGGAGGCCTGCGCGGTGTTCTCGCCGCTGGCGACGAAGTTCATCTGCAACACTTGGCCGAACGCGAACGAGAAACCGATGAACGAGCCGAAGGTGCCGATATACAGCAGCGCGATCACCCAGCTGTGCGGTTCGGACAACACCGCCCGCATGGTGGACGTATCGATGCGGTAATGCTGCAGGTTGTCCATGTACAGCGCGGCGCCGATGCCGGCGATCGCCAGCAGCACAAGGTAACTGGCGCACACCCAATACGGTTGCCGGTTTCCGGCGGCCGCGATCACGAGCAGGCCGACCAGCTGAACCACCGGTACCCCGAGGTTGCCGCCACCGGCGTTGACCGCCAACGCCCAACCCTTAAGACGCTGTGGGTAGAACGCGTTGATGTTGGTCATCGACGACGCGAAGTTGCCGCCGCCGAGGCCGGCCAGCGCCGCGCACACCAGATACGGCCACAGCGGCAGGCCGGGGTGAGCCAGCAACACCATCGTGCCGACCGTCGGGATCAACAGCACCAGCGCGGAGAACACCGTCCAGTTGCGTCCGCCGAACTTCGCAGTGGCGAACGTGTAGGGAAAGCGTAGGCACGCACCGACCAGGGTGGCGGTGGCGCCGAGCAGGAATTTGTCCCCGGCGGAAAAGCCGTACACCGACGCCGGCATGAACAGCACCATCACCGACCAGATCGACCAGACCGAGAAGCCGATGTGCTCGGCGGCCACGGACCAGATCAGGTTGCGGCGGGCTATCTTGTCGTTGCCACCCTCCCAGGCCACGGTGTCTTCGGGGTCCCAGTTCGAAAGGACATGCGAACGGCCCAGCGAAAGTTTCATGGCGATAACGCTAGAAATCCATTGTTGCCCGAGCGCTGCCCGCAATGACCCGGGCGTGAATTTCCGCTCACCCTTGGATGTCCGGCCGTGTGAGGGCGGTCAATCAGTGTGGCGTGCACCACAATTACGGCGCCAAACGGGACAAACAACTCACAGTGTAGCTAACCCCCGTGTGATGAATCGCGCTGGGGTGAAGGAGATTTCGCGCACGGTCGGCCCGCGCTACCAAACGTCGCCGCCGCGCCAGTCGCACATCAGTTCCGCCGAGGTGTCCACGGTGACCGTGACCGGGAAGACGAAGACCGATGCGTCGTCGTCGGGCGTGCGCGTCGGACCGCTCGGCGTCAGCACCGACGTCGGTCCGGTCCACGGCAACCAGCCGCGTGCCGCATACAGGCCGCGGGCCCGGACCGATGAACTCAGTGCGCCCAATTGGTAGGCGCCGCGCAGCACCTGTTCGACTCCGTCGAGCAGCGCGTGCACCAGCCCCTGTCCGCGGTGGTCTTCGCGTACCGCGACCCCTTCGACGTAGCCGCAGCGCAGCGCGTCGCCCCGATAGATCAACCGCCGCTGGATCACCGCGGCGTGCGCGATGATCGCGCCGTGCTGCCAGATCAGGGCGTGCATGCCGCCCAGGGTGTGCTCCCAGTCATTGTCGTTGAAGTCGCCCGCGAAGGCGTCGGCGACCATGTGCTGAACGCGCTGCCGCGTGTCGAGGTCGAGGTCGGCAGTGTGAACCAGGCGCGCGGTGTGTACCTGGGTGAGCACACTCCCTGTCTACAACTTTGTCGCCGGGCGCGCATCTGGACAACGCCCGATGTCTACCGCGACGGGGCGCCCGCCGGCAATCGGGGCCGCGCCCAGTGCAGTCGCACGTGCTGGCCCGCCCGCACCTGGGCGACCTTGTCGATGTCCTCGTCGATCACCACGCCGACGACGGGGTAACCGCCGGTGATCGGATGGTCGGGCCCCAGGATCACCGGTAATCCGTTGGGCGGCACCTGGATCGCGCCCCGGGTGGCACCCTCGCTGGGCAGCTGCCGGTCGGGAAAGCGGTACTGCAGAGGACGGCCGACCAGCCGCATCCCTACCCGGTCGCTGCGATCCGACGACACCCAGTCGGTGTGGACAAGCACGTCGGGATCGACGAACCAGTCGTCGCGTGGCCCGGGTACCACCAGCAGCTCCACGGTGTCGGCGCTGATGGCCGCGACGGGGGCCTGGTCGAGTTCGGGGTACTCGTCGGTGTGCGCGCCGACGGGCAGCCGGTCTC from the Mycobacterium lentiflavum genome contains:
- a CDS encoding DUF302 domain-containing protein, whose amino-acid sequence is MTSSVKAAEFNVVAHTMNRIDISTGMNFDDFVAAFENAAPPVDRAAVHEIVDRGGNWDDVLAAAASNAPHDLMVYAKIDALPFFSLAGHTTKAVEYLLGNHTIAETMYRHDPKALLYAPLRLLIYADVDGNAVFSMDQPGPAFGSLGIAEVAKVGESLDRKVVNLLRVIGIDAGQAFTR
- a CDS encoding Hsp20/alpha crystallin family protein, translating into MSNLAVWSHPADRWLRDFFGPAATADWYKPVNSGLNPAAEIVKDGDDAVVRLELPGVDVEKDVNVEVDRGRLVIHGEHRDEHAEQTDVRTLREIRYGSFRRSFQLPAHVTSEAIKASYDAGVLTVRVNGAYAGTQAQRIEIAK
- the nirB gene encoding nitrite reductase large subunit NirB; the protein is MTSAPDSRAQCAARHLVVVGHGMVGHRLVEALRARDTDGAWRITVLAEEADAAYDRVGLTSYTESWDRALLALPGNDYPGDERVRLLLNARVTEIDRATKAVVTADGERYEYDALVLATGSYAFVPPVPGHDLPACHVYRTLDDLDAIRAEAERARDDGHHAAGVVIGGGLLGLEAANALRQFGLETHVIEMMPRLMAQQIDEAGGGLLARMITELGISVHVGTGTESIESVERADGSVATRVRLTDGDVIEAGPVIFAAGVRPRDELAAAAGLTLAERGGVLTDLSCRTSDPDIYAIGEVAAIDGRCYGLVGPGYTSAEVVVDRLLGGAAEFPEADLSTKLKLLGVDVASFGDAMGATENCLEVVINDAVNRTYAKLVLSDDAKTLLGGVLVGDASSYGVLRPMVGSELPGDPLALIAPEGSGGGSSALGVGALPDSAQICSCNNVSKADLKCAIADGCSDVGSLKSCTTAGTSCGSCVLLLKQLLEAEGVVQSKALCEHFSQSRAELFEIISATEIRTFSGLLERFGRGKGCDICKPVVASILASTGSDHILDGEQASLQDSNDHFLANIQKNGSYSVVPRVPGGDIKPEHLILIGQIAQDFGLYTKITGGQRIDLFGARVDQLPQIWKRLVDGGMESGHAYGKSLRTVKSCVGTDWCRYGQQDSVQLAIDLELRYRGLRAPHKIKMGVSGCARECAEARGKDVGVIATEKGWNLYVGGNGGMTPKHAQLLASDLDTDTLVRYVDRFLMYYIRTADRLQRTAPWVESLDGGLDHLREVVCEDTLGLAEEFEAAMERHVDNYKCEWKGVLEDPDKLSRFVSFVNAPDEIDSTVTFTEHAGRKIPVSIGMPRVRS
- the nirD gene encoding nitrite reductase small subunit NirD, whose amino-acid sequence is MTIVNDIAVWTTACHYDRLIPGRGVGVLLDDGSQAALFRLDDGSVHAVGNVDPFSGAAVISRGIVGDRGGRATVQSPILKQAFALEDGLCLDDPRVSVPVYQVRITGEGEIQIARLAA
- a CDS encoding sirohydrochlorin chelatase; protein product: MSLILAAHGTRRPGGVAMIGDLAAQVSRQLGRTVRVAFVDVLGPTPSEVLCAVGGHRAVVVPAFLSRGYHVRADVPAHVAASGHPNAIVTPALGPGGEIARIVADQLMKSGWRLGDSVILGAAGTSDPIARADLHTTATLLSALTGSRVTLGFAAVGDPQITDAVERARADGARRVAIASYLLADGLFQEKLRHCGADLVSEPLGTHPRLARLIANRFRRAVPVATRHPVRRYRPGAPRNAMLDL
- a CDS encoding uroporphyrinogen-III synthase; this translates as MDQPESPPLTGYRIAVTSARRSEELCALLGRQGAEVSSAAAINMIALPEDEELQSITEAVIANPPDILVAHTGIGFRGWVAAAEGWGLSYQLIASLSKARVLARGPKATGALRAAGLHEEWSPKSESSQELLKYLLESGVSGARIAVQLHGAADAWDPFPEFVGGLRAAGAEVVPIRVYRWKSTAMGGNFDQLVTGIARRQFDAVSFTSAPAAAAVLERSRDLNIEDQVIEALRTDVHAMCVGPVTAQPLHRKGIPTTSPERMRLGALARHIAEKLPQLGSCNVKAAGHAIEIRGNCVLVDGSVQALSGSGMAVLRALAHRPGDVVARNDLLRVLPGNSNDPHAVDTAVLRLRTALGDKNIVATVVKRGYRLAIDEPVGTP
- a CDS encoding nitrate/nitrite transporter; its protein translation is MGRNHGITDWNPEDAKAWEGGNDRIARRNLLCTMAGDHVAFSIWTLWSVMVLFMPMSVYGFHAGDKLLLGAVATLVGGCARIPYTLGIAKFGGRNWTVFSAFVLLIPTAGTIGLLANPGLPLWPYVLCAALTGLGGGNYAASLANVNAFYPQRLKGTALAINAGVGNLGVAVIQLVGLLALATAGHQAPYWVCAVYLVLLTAVGIAAALFMDNLDHGVEVNHMRSILFDRDTWVISLLYICTFGSWIGFSFAFGQVLQVNFGANGESPAHASLHAAQIAFVGPLLGSLARIYGGRLADRRSGSRVTLGVLVGMIASAGVLVCISTVEDHSGGTSSTAVVGYIFGFIVLFVLSGMGNGSVFKLIPSVFEARSRSLDVSEVERRQWSRAKSGSLIGICSAVGALGGVGINLALRESYLRSGTETAAYWVFLTSYIAAAVLTWMMYLRRPVSAQDAPDSVLTTQPARV
- a CDS encoding nitrate/nitrite transporter is translated as MGRSHVLSNWDPEDTVAWEGGNDKIARRNLIWSVAAEHIGFSVWSIWSVMVLFMPASVYGFSAGDKFLLGATATLVGACLRFPYTFATAKFGGRNWTVFSALVLLIPTVGTMVLLAHPGLPLWPYLVCAALAGLGGGNFASSMTNINAFYPQRLKGWALAVNAGGGNLGVPVVQLVGLLVIAAAGNRQPYWVCASYLVLLAIAGIGAALYMDNLQHYRIDTSTMRAVLSEPHSWVIALLYIGTFGSFIGFSFAFGQVLQMNFVASGENTAQASLHAAQIAFLGPLLGSMSRVYGGKLADRIGGGRVTLAVFCSMIVAGGILVSASTFGSHGTGRTSASTMVGFVIGFVALFILSGIGNGSVYKMIPSIFEARSHSMQMGENERRQWSRSMSGALIGLAGAIGALGGVGVNLALRQSYLHSGTATSAFWAFTLCYVAASILTWAVYVRRPLEVVAPEAAQAASGARLATV
- a CDS encoding GNAT family N-acetyltransferase; this translates as MLTQVHTARLVHTADLDLDTRQRVQHMVADAFAGDFNDNDWEHTLGGMHALIWQHGAIIAHAAVIQRRLIYRGDALRCGYVEGVAVREDHRGQGLVHALLDGVEQVLRGAYQLGALSSSVRARGLYAARGWLPWTGPTSVLTPSGPTRTPDDDASVFVFPVTVTVDTSAELMCDWRGGDVW
- a CDS encoding 5-oxoprolinase/urea amidolyase family protein codes for the protein MKLEILRTGPLAVLQDLGRIGQAHLGVGRSGAADRRSHKLANRLVANPDDRATVEVTFGGFAARVHGGDVDIAVTGADTDPSVNGIKFGTNSIHRVRNGQVISLGTPRAGLRTYLAVRGGISVQPVLGSRSYDVMSAIGPSPLSPGDRLPVGAHTDEYPELDQAPVAAISADTVELLVVPGPRDDWFVDPDVLVHTDWVSSDRSDRVGMRLVGRPLQYRFPDRQLPSEGATRGAIQVPPNGLPVILGPDHPITGGYPVVGVVIDEDIDKVAQVRAGQHVRLHWARPRLPAGAPSR